Part of the Paenibacillus sp. JNUCC32 genome is shown below.
GGAGAGTTTGAGGGTCAACAAACGCTGCGTTCGCGATCCAATATGAACATTGTGGACAAGGTACGATAAATCTATCGACATTTGGGTAATTTTTAAATAACATATGGGATGACCTCACCACAAACGTAAAAGGTTTAAGAGCTTAGAAAGTAGGGAAACACATGAAAAAATCCACCCCTTTACGTCGCGTCGAATTCGGTTATTTTCTGCTGATTGCTCTTGCCATCGTCCAGCAGGCGTTATTATTTTGGCACATCCATGTAAACCAAAGTTTTACTTTCATGGAATTTATGTTTAGCGCCGGCTCGCTGGCCGCTTTACTTATCGGGTTCTTTCTGCCGGTCGGCGTTTCGACGGTTGCCGTTTTTGTGTATTTGGTCACGTATTTCGTCTGGTTGTCCACGCTGGCTCCAATCCACGCGCTTACGCTGTCCTGGATTTTGCTGCTGCCCGCCAATACCGCCATTGCCGTCTTCATTAAGCTGGCCCTCGTGCGAAGCCGAAGATTTATCCGCCGTCTCGAGCAACTGAGGAAAACCAACCCGGACATCGACATCGATACCTCGCTCGGCAGCAAGGAGGCTTTTGAAAGCACGCTGGTGAAACAAGCAAATCTGGCAAACCGGTACTCCGATCAATACGGATTCTGCATTATGATGTTCAAGCTCGATTTCCTCCCCCTGACCAGAGAAAACGTCGGCTCCCACCGCTTTGCCAGGCTGATTGTGGAATTGTCCAATACGATTCAGAAGCAGATCCGTTACGAAGACTATAAGTTCTCCATCGGCGAAGGGCGGTTTATCATTCTATGTCCGCTCACCAAGCCGGAATACCTCAAAAGCCTCATGGACCGCA
Proteins encoded:
- a CDS encoding GGDEF domain-containing protein, with translation MKKSTPLRRVEFGYFLLIALAIVQQALLFWHIHVNQSFTFMEFMFSAGSLAALLIGFFLPVGVSTVAVFVYLVTYFVWLSTLAPIHALTLSWILLLPANTAIAVFIKLALVRSRRFIRRLEQLRKTNPDIDIDTSLGSKEAFESTLVKQANLANRYSDQYGFCIMMFKLDFLPLTRENVGSHRFARLIVELSNTIQKQIRYEDYKFSIGEGRFIILCPLTKPEYLKSLMDRIKVAMMNVPFRDKKGMSLKLVVRAGGLVFQKEQFSRYEHIDDVISALERNTETDLIGEYI